The window CTAGTTATGCATACCTTGAAGCCGGATTTGGAATTCGTGGAACCACCCAACATTTTCCTCGCTGGTTTTAGTATTTGAAAAGAGCACATCAGTGTATCATCTACACTCATCATGGCACCAGCATTATCAAATTCTCCACAGTAATTAGGGGCCGAGAATATTGTTACAAGTTGGCGGTTAGCAAAGAACTCGTACCCATCTTCGACAACCTGAATTCCAACAAGGCAAGAATAACTGATAAATCAATTCACTtggtaagaaaaataaaaaggtcaGGTAATTGTGAGCATGGGGCACCTGATGGGCTCGACAGATGAGGTCTAAATCATGCTTCTCAAGAAATTCAGACACTTTGTCTGGCCCGAATGTATATGAGACACCTCGATCATTCATAGCCCACCCTTGTGCGTCATTGGATGGATCGGACCAAAGGAGATCACAAAGTAACCCAGTATCAGGCACATCCGTGGGGCGGTTGAGGTTGAGTATTTGATCCAGCTTATTCAACTCTGGAGAAAGACCTCCGTGCATACAAAGAATCTTTTCATCTATCAATGCTGCCACTGGTAAGCAGTTAAAACAGTCAGTAAAAGTCTTCCAGAGTTTTACACTGAATCTGCGCTTGCACTCGTCATAAAATCCATAGATGCGGTTGACCGATGCACATTCATGGTTGCCTCTGAGTAGGAAGAAGTTTTCAGGGTACTTGATCTTATAAGCCAAAAGAAGGCATATCGTCTCAAGGCTTTGCTTTCCCCGGTCCACATAATCGCCCAAGAAGAGATAGTTGGACTGAGGTGGATACCCACCATAATCAAACAGCCTCAGGAGATCAGAATACTGTCCATGAACATCACCTGATCAGAAGAAATTATGCAAGATTAATAAATTTGATGACGTGTTATTAAAGCTGCTTAAGGTTTGCTCACAACAAATATTggaattcataaaaaaaatgaatgtcaACTGCTGCCACATTTTGCTCAAATGTTATTGATTTGTGAGAACTATTGTTTCTCATGGAATATAATGGCAAGATGCCATGAGGAAAAAGAATACAGCCTTAACATCTATGATCAAAGATTCCTCTTAATTCATACTAACACAAAATCCTGAATGGAACACAACCTAAAGATATTGGCATATTTCTATCAACAGGACCCAGCAAGAAACCTGGGGAAAAAATTGAagacttctctctctctcccttttttgAGATGAGAAAAAACTTGCAATATCAGGCTGGTGTACCCAGACCGCCAGATATTGAGATACATTAAATGTGATTGTATCAGGTATGATCAATTCACCATAAACTATAGCGGTCAAAAGTTTCCTAGTAGCAGCTTGAAAGTCTATCTTTGATCTTTCTATCAACAAATCGCCTCACAAAATAGCAGCTTTCAATCAGCAAATATAGTCGGTATGGTTCAGTTGTACTGAACCACTGAGAAATCTAGATATAACCATCGTCTGCCTCACGGAGTATAAGCTTTCTATGAGCAAACATATAGTCGGAAATACTGAATCACATGATTCATTAGGAAGTATGTGGTAAACCTCTGTTCGAGTCGATAACCGGATCATCAAGCGACAAAACACCTAAAAAGCTGGATAATATCTGGCTATCAATCAAAAGATCGGGTATAGTACATTAAGCAAGTGCATCCAAACAGCACGACGCAGTCACTTGCTACCCGTTGACCAACCAAGCAAATCCCCAAGATGACATTTTCGAGGGCAGCCAACATCAAAGATATTGCTCACGCGTGACAAGAAACAGGGAAATTACCGCAGATTTTGATGGGGGCCTCGAGCTCGAGCAGGTTGGGCTGATTCAGGAAGATCTCCTTGGAGGTTGCGCAGAGCTGCTTAATCTCCGACTCCGAAAGCTGCGCGTTCTTCCCCGGCTTCAGATTCTTCACCTCGATAAGCCTCCGGATGATGTCGTCCAGCAACACCGGATCCATCCCCTTCTCTCCAAGTTCTTGaactctcctccctctcctctcgaAACTTCTCAAAAACGCACGAGCAGTAACAgttaagaaaaaagaacagaCTTCACAGCAAGAAACTCGAGCAGAGATCGAAGAAAAATCTTGCTTGCTTTGCTCTCCGTAAGAGGGGATTGGAGAAGGCTGAGGCGGCCTCTCGTTTTGCGACCAGTGTGTATTTgggggggagggagagatgaAAGGTAGTACCTTTTCTtggtcttcttctcctcctcctttatCCCCTAATGTTCTAGGATGCtctcttgttcttgttcttggagATGGAGGAGATTGTTTGGTGGGTTTTTGGAGGGGATTCGGATTGGATTTTTTGCTTGGGCTCTCTGATTTCTTGTTCTTGGCATTGGTATgggtctctctctctttctctctcctgcCTGTGCCAATTCCCCAAAGACTTGTATTGGACTTTGGAATAAAAGCATAAGCTTTTTTTGTATCAAACCCCCTGAGTATTAGACATACTATGTATGGGTCCTTGCTCCTTGGTTGGAGATTTTAGGAACATTTTTGTGGGGTTACTTCTATTTCTCTTTCCTTTCATTTTCTCCCTTGTACATCTGActcttttttgttgttgtttttatgCACTCtgaattttgtttgtttgtatgaAAAG of the Oryza sativa Japonica Group chromosome 2, ASM3414082v1 genome contains:
- the LOC4331166 gene encoding serine/threonine-protein phosphatase PP1, whose product is MDPVLLDDIIRRLIEVKNLKPGKNAQLSESEIKQLCATSKEIFLNQPNLLELEAPIKICGDVHGQYSDLLRLFDYGGYPPQSNYLFLGDYVDRGKQSLETICLLLAYKIKYPENFFLLRGNHECASVNRIYGFYDECKRRFSVKLWKTFTDCFNCLPVAALIDEKILCMHGGLSPELNKLDQILNLNRPTDVPDTGLLCDLLWSDPSNDAQGWAMNDRGVSYTFGPDKVSEFLEKHDLDLICRAHQVVEDGYEFFANRQLVTIFSAPNYCGEFDNAGAMMSVDDTLMCSFQILKPARKMLGGSTNSKSGFKSLRGW